The sequence below is a genomic window from Desulfobulbus oligotrophicus.
TTCCTTCCGGCAAATCGGTGGGAGCATCAGCCCCACAACTGAACACTTGCCCTTCCATGTCAGCTATCCACGCGATGTTTTCCGACATATAATCGGAAAACCGCGGAAATTCGCCATTCATGATAACCGGATACGCATAGTGATTTTCAACCGCAAGTCCTAAACCTGAACGTATACCGTCATTGTAAACACGGTTGGCTATCAGTATATATACTTTTAATGATTCCATCTCCGCTTCTCCTTACATGACAATATACTTGGCGCATTCATCTAGAATGGCACCATGAAAAGCCTGGGTTCGCATCTGTTTGTCGGTCAGACCACGGGGAATGTCTTCCACATTGTCAAACCCTTCACAGATATAACTGTCGGCGCAGATAGCTACGTCTTCAACAGCACAGTACTGGGTCAATTCATAAAAGAGAGGGTTTTTGGTGAGGTGGATCGATTTAAAAGTAAAGAAGACCATTACTTTTTTTCCTGCACGCACAGCAGCCTTGGTAATACCAAGGATATGACGCATATGCTGAGGAGACGTTACAAAAATTCCAAGTTTATTTGGATCAGCAGCCATGGATTTTTTCCTCCCGCAAAAGGATAGTATTTAGGAAGCTATCATCCTTTTTTAATAAAAAAACTCATGAAGCCGGCCTCTTCCTTCTCTCCCATGTACTCGTGACCAGCGCGCTGACACCAGCCCGGGATATCATTGCGTGAGCCGGGATCAGTCCCCTGGACCTGCAAGATTTCTCCGGATTTAATTTTACCAATTTCCTTTTTTGTCCGCAGAAGAGGCATGGGGCAGCTCAATCCTTTTGCATCTAAAACCAAAGCGACATCCAAACCTTCAGGTGCTACTTTTACGTCACTCATGTGCGTTCTCCTTAAGAAATATAATTGTTCAAAGAAGCTTTATACCCAAAAAACGACGTATCAGTTTATAGATATATGCCAAGATTGTCAAGACAGAAACAAAAGTTAACAGTTTCCTTCCTGGAAAATCAGGATAGGCAGCACTTTCCATATCGTCCTTGTTTTCGAATAGTTGCTTTTATTGACAAACGAAGAGCGCAAAGGTATTTTCTGGAAGTTGTGGAGCATAATAGGCCTGTTTTGAGCTGATCGAGCTGGTTACAGTTATTTTTTCAGGGAAAAAGGAGGTTATGGAGAGACATGGAAGATTTGAAGGTTTTTTGGGAGAAAGTTAGGCACCTTTACAAAGTGCTTTGCCAGGAGGAATGGAACCCGGTTTTGACCGGTATAATCGTAGCACTTTTAAGTATCTTCATCATGGCCTGGTGGCGTCCCTGGGGCATTGTTGGAGCTATTCGAAACTGGGGAGATTGGATGCTCTGGCATGCTGGCATCTTCAATGGAGACCTTGCCGAACTGGTCGGTTTTGTTGATGAAGATGGTGACATGGTTCTCACGAAATCACTTCTTTTCAACACCGGCTCAGTTATTGGTTTAGGTTTTGTCGGTGGATCATTTATATCAGCCTGTCTGGGTGGCCAGTTCGCTTTTCGATTTCCTCCTATCCGTGAGTACGTTAAAGCCATTATCGCCGGTATCCTGATGGGTGTTGGTGCAGCTTTGGCCGGTGGTTGTAATGTCGGCGGCATGTACAATGCCATCGGTAACCTCGCGGCGAATGGTTTTGCCATGTGGGTAGGTCTGGTTCCTGGTGTTTTGTTCGGACTATGGCTGCTGTACAAGGAGATGGAACATGTTTCCTGGGGTAGTGGTGGTTCATGGACCCTGGAGGTTCCGGTAGCGCTGCAGTGGATTTTAGGAGTGGCAGCTGTCGTAGGGGTCATTTGGAGTGCGGTATACTACTCTAATTTTGATGGTGATGAGTATGTTGACTATATCACCTCTCTTTCCGGTATCTTGCTGATTGCAGTGGGCTTAGGCTATACAATGCAGAGAGGTCGCTGGTGTATGATTCAGGGTTTTCGCGAACCACACATGACCGGCGACTGCACCATGGCCAAATCCGTTGCCCTGTCGATCGTCATTGTCGCTGTTGGAGCGGCGATCCTCAAGTTCGAGGTTGCTAATCGCTTAGGTGGTGAACCTGTGCTTGATCCGATGAACTACGTTCGTGGAACCTTTGGCTGGGGTGGCGTGGTCGGTGGATTTGTCTTTGGTCTTGGCGCCATGTTGGCTGGTGGATGTGGGTCCGGGACACTGTGGCGTGTTGGTGAAGGTCAGATAAAACTGTTGGTGACCGTGCCTTTCTTTTCGCTTTCCAACTCACTGATGGTGGCCTGGTTTTCAGCGTATAATTTCGAAGAAGAGGGCTACCTGGGTAAATACATTTACCTGCCGGATGTGTTTGGTTATGGATTCACACTGGCCCTGATTCTGGGTTTTTGTACGTTGTGGTACCTGGTTGTCACTTGGAACGAAGATACCAA
It includes:
- a CDS encoding YeeE/YedE thiosulfate transporter family protein; this translates as MEDLKVFWEKVRHLYKVLCQEEWNPVLTGIIVALLSIFIMAWWRPWGIVGAIRNWGDWMLWHAGIFNGDLAELVGFVDEDGDMVLTKSLLFNTGSVIGLGFVGGSFISACLGGQFAFRFPPIREYVKAIIAGILMGVGAALAGGCNVGGMYNAIGNLAANGFAMWVGLVPGVLFGLWLLYKEMEHVSWGSGGSWTLEVPVALQWILGVAAVVGVIWSAVYYSNFDGDEYVDYITSLSGILLIAVGLGYTMQRGRWCMIQGFREPHMTGDCTMAKSVALSIVIVAVGAAILKFEVANRLGGEPVLDPMNYVRGTFGWGGVVGGFVFGLGAMLAGGCGSGTLWRVGEGQIKLLVTVPFFSLSNSLMVAWFSAYNFEEEGYLGKYIYLPDVFGYGFTLALILGFCTLWYLVVTWNEDTNKLLLPM
- a CDS encoding sulfurtransferase TusA family protein translates to MSDVKVAPEGLDVALVLDAKGLSCPMPLLRTKKEIGKIKSGEILQVQGTDPGSRNDIPGWCQRAGHEYMGEKEEAGFMSFFIKKG